TTAAAGTTGCTCCCCTTCTCATCTTCGGCCATCATGTCCCaggaacaataataataataacatacagCAAAGCATCCAAGTTGACCCggcaacattttttaaaatttaatttaataaataatatacaaatccACTCTCAAACTCTCGGGAGTAATAAACCTTTTGAATAGTAGTATCATATGTTCACGATTCGAGTCTCACAGGAATACTAAATAGTATATCCAATCCAAGAGTCAATAACCAACTTTTTACATAAATCTATGAGAAAAGAGAGACTTCCCTTTGATGATAAGACCGATTAGTACCTTTCTCTTATCTTTCCATTATTATTAACctaaatagtttaatatattataatatgtatacataatataaaatattatatttaaggaGAAAAACCAACTTTGGATCGAGTGCATAGAGAtactaattactattttataaattattgactattatgtatctaattaaaaatattattatatatatttcattttgtctCAAGTCAGACTTCTAAATAATTACGATGATAAGAAATGCAAAATTTGAGTCATatccttaattatattaattattaaaataggaTGGAGTagaatgaaaaatcaaaaatgtcatttagCTTATCATGTATTTTGTTTCATCATAATTAACATAGTAGATTAGCAAAAGCAGGATCCTGGTTAAGGATATTAATTAGAATCTACATTCTACACTGACTATGTAGCCTgcatatatatgaatatgataaaattaaaggaaCGAAGCTTTTGCCACTTTTAAACCAAATATATGGTGTGTGctagttgcaaccaaaaaatgagatgaatcattttaaatgaatgatttacaGTCCTTGGGATGaggaatattcaataattgaatattccaatTAATAGTGTCATTTTGGACTctcttaatacaaattaataaatataagtattctgtggcacattatcaAGTTCAAACGCTCAGTTATAGTACTcatgaatacataataaccatgtaattttaatagatgaaaatgaaaagatagtatcaattaatatttggtaattagAACGACAAATGTTGTCatttaataatgcattttaagaacaaaaaaaacctacttGTACAACTTGCtcatacaagttgcaacttgtactcgatataaaatatatgtttcttcCTCTctcttaataaacaaaaaaagaatttgacttatatttacatacagcACATGTTTGGATGATCCTTGCTGTAACTGTCAATTTCGATAATGTCGGGTTCTCCTgccaaagaaaaaaagtgtcCAGGAAATCTTATTTGTGTGGAATATCCCGGAGTTGTAGCGAATGTGGACAAAATGATTGAGACTCTGGGAGGAATAGACAATATATCCACAGTCTCAGCCGAATTAAATCGTCGTTTGGAGCTCCGATTTCGACCAGATGATATCTTTTCTAAACCAACATGCGGAGAACGTGTCACTCATGGATCATCCTCCTTTTTGCTCCATATAGCAAAATACAAGGTTTTAATactcttaaaattatatttaaatagtaatgattatgacatgacatattttaattttaattcctctTAGAATAAAGTAACGGGAGAAACAAAGACTGTTCCCAAGTTCTTGGGAAATGTGGAAACgaattttaaattcatgaaCCTTTGtgattttcaatatttgccTATGAATCGAGTAACAGATTCCAATAAAAACGAAGAGCAGAGTTTACAAGATGAAACGGAGAATGATATTCTCTATGAAGATATCTATGATAAAGTATACATGAAAAATCTAGAATCCTCGGactggataaataaaaaagataaggaGGCCCCTTTATTTTTGCCTCCAGCTGCATTTAGTCGGATGGATGTACCTCAAGACTATCATTATCGGTGAggctattttatatatttagatgaGTAGAATTGatcattaatttgaattttctaattaaatctTACTTACATTATTAGTCGAGAGTCTAGTACCCTTGGTGCTGAGAATACACCCTATAATATAATTGGGCGAACAAGACAAAGAAGATCTCATCACGCCATTTTTGTTACATTTGATGTGGAAAAAGTACCTGATAAACCGAGAGACTTTGCTGTGAATCAACTccgtttaaaatttattgatactAAAGAACAAAATATCATTAAGGATAAATTTGCTGAAGTTCCTATATGGGCCAAAAATACTCTTCACGCCGTTACCAAAATAACGAAcgaaaaactaaaatatattcttccttCTCTAGGCTATTATTTCACCACAGGTCCTTGGAGAAATCAATGGGTACGTTTTGGCTATGACCCTCGAAAAAATATTGAGTCTGCTCTTTATCAAACACTTGATTATCGTGTTAGGCTTCAGGGAGGAGCTCGTCACAAAGTAAAGGGTATGTTTCTAACGTGTTCTctgattttaaacaataataatgctGACTTATATCATTTAGCAAAGCGATCTTATGCCAATTATCTACTTCCTTATAAAGCCATGAGCTGGTCTAAAGCTAAAACGTCCATCATAACTCGCGAAGTCTTTGAAGAAAATATCCCCAAAGATGATACCTTAGATAAAAAGGAGGAGGAAGAGAGACTCAAGGATATTTATCTTTTTCGATCTGGTCGTATTCCTCCTTATCGACAAATGTTTTATCAATTCAAGGACTTACAGCATGAAGAGGCACAAAATCTTATTCGAAAATCCTATTTCTCTCGTAACTCTAAATGTAATGAAAAATCCGGGTGGTTCTTGCCCGGCACAGATCAGAAATTGAGAGATTTACTCACAGTTACATTAAACGAACATATAGCAATGGAGAACAAGAAAGAATTTGGCCCAGAGGAGAGTTCtaattcaaatgataatttGGAAGATTTAGTCATTTCGGACGAAGATGAAGAAGATGATGATGAGGAGgaggatgatgatgatgaagacgTTGATGTTGATGTTGATGAAGAAGGGGATAATCCGACACTCACggatttaaattttatgcatCATTCAACATCCGACGATGAAGACAGTTCTTAGAGCTGagtgttgaattttaaattattttgtgcgttataaattataatttatatatacgagtatggaagtaaataaaatgaaaatacatattataacataCCAATCTGTTAtaatactgagtggtccataaaaatctgaatactttgaattttaaacttctaaaagttgtaattcattaattaacaatagaatttcaacaaaattaatactataactagatgtgtgtctgagctctcttaatcgtTAATGTAGCCATCTTAAGCGGCAATGATGGCACCCTCTGCTTATGTAGTCCTCTTTAATATTGttccagtgctgactgacagtgacattgagggcctcggtgtttggatgacggacactgcaggtcttcTCCTCGACTTGCAgccaaaagtttaataaaaatagttcaaaagagtcttgcaatggaagAGATGGGTAtcttcaattaataattgaattagtaagtgttcagatttcaatggactatccggtatataaattatgtatgattTACCCTTAAGTCTACgatttcaaataataagaattattattttgtatttccatTACATGTGAAATGGGTAATGTTTCATTTTCTCAGTACAATGATTGATCACACAGAcacaagaaaaaaatctatagacCTAAATGAGAGAAgctacttattaattattataatactgaTATTATAGTGTCGagaccaaatataaaaagacgAGGCATTCTTAAATGTAAATGTATCACTTCATGAATTCAATCCGTATGCTTGATTGGATTGAAATTATGAGTCCTCAAGTAAATATCTAAGTAgtgtttaatattaataagcaattatattaattgcttGTGGTAGTACTCGGCATTGCTctgagtaattaggcgtcggataaaatacaaattttgcttcaataataaagaagataactcccccaaGAAATCTTCAGAGTTAcactctgtttttcatgagcaagcTCACACGAAACTACACAATACttgtataaattcatatatgtgAGGCcatcaaaagaaatcaaattctAAAAAGATATTGTGTTCGTTCTCTCCTAGCTCAAGGATGAAAGAACAATTAttaggagttaaaaaaaattaatccgaTTTGAccaagttaaaataaatttgatcaacGAGGTCAATTCTTAGGTCAAAGGTGATTATATATAAGACCACAACCCCAAAATGAACTAATTTAAGTACTAgtttctgaatttaaaaaaaaccaaaaaaaacatggTATGTTTCTAGTTTTCAGAAATTGTCGAAAAGTAGGGACTTTGactcgagtccatattttgaatacttcGGACTCAACTTGATCATATAATCAAATACTCACGAATGTACTTGGACTCGTTAGCTAAGACTAGCGATTCGACTTGAAAGTCATCGCAATTTAAGTACtctttaatgtaaattttattttttgaggataagatgaaaatattcaaggacttaaACTTGAGGCTCGACTTGGATTACTCACCTCTggaaattatacattttgtttGGAGAAATTGAGCCACaggttcaaaatatatatatgactaaTTGAAATTTGGTGTACACAACCACAGTTAATCTAAAATTGCAAAGATTAAGGACTCCATATCTTGGGAGCCTATTAATGAtctgattgcaaaaaaaaaaaaaaaaaaaaaaaaaaaaaaaaaaaaaaaaaaaaaaaaaaaaaaaaaattatggattttgatGGTAAAAATCTACATGTATTCACAATactaaatttcatcaaattttcagTTGTTGGGGtgaaaactttttgagaattgaTGCGGAATGacccaaaaaaagtaaattaggGACCGAGTTCTCTAGttttatgtgtatgtatatatatatatatatacatagcgataatcattataaattatagtcgTCAGATAATAATATgctataggaaaaaaaaatagggcaCTCACCATTAGAGTCAATATCTTTGCAGCAGAAAAAGAGCTcgaggagaaggcgagagcgaGACATTGATATGGTACtcctgaattaagacccatgATAATATCACCCGAATGGAAATGAATGACTGCCATAAAGGGGATAActtttctacattttaaatgGTATTAGAGGAGGGAACTTTTGGTAAATTGCCTTGTTTGGGTAAAAGTGACAACATTGATTGGTTAGAAATGGCAAAAGCTGTTCCCTACAAACTCACTCATATCACGTCTCTCCTTGGTGTAACAGGTGGATAACAGAGCTCccattattaagtaattactcATAAGTGTATATGAAGGAAGTTATATTCTTATGGTTATTATGTTTAGTGTCTATGTGTTCTGATGATATAGTATGTTATGGGTTATGATTTCTGAATGAGCGTGGAAAAGCGAGGCAATTTTGAGACTGTCTGCAGCTCAACGGCTTTTTCAATTTTGGTGCGAATCAGCGAGACTGATAGTGGCGTCAGCGACGTTCTCAA
The genomic region above belongs to Lepeophtheirus salmonis chromosome 8, UVic_Lsal_1.4, whole genome shotgun sequence and contains:
- the l(2)37Cd gene encoding general transcription factor 3C polypeptide 5; its protein translation is MSGSPAKEKKCPGNLICVEYPGVVANVDKMIETLGGIDNISTVSAELNRRLELRFRPDDIFSKPTCGERVTHGSSSFLLHIAKYKNKVTGETKTVPKFLGNVETNFKFMNLCDFQYLPMNRVTDSNKNEEQSLQDETENDILYEDIYDKVYMKNLESSDWINKKDKEAPLFLPPAAFSRMDVPQDYHYRRESSTLGAENTPYNIIGRTRQRRSHHAIFVTFDVEKVPDKPRDFAVNQLRLKFIDTKEQNIIKDKFAEVPIWAKNTLHAVTKITNEKLKYILPSLGYYFTTGPWRNQWVRFGYDPRKNIESALYQTLDYRVRLQGGARHKVKAKRSYANYLLPYKAMSWSKAKTSIITREVFEENIPKDDTLDKKEEEERLKDIYLFRSGRIPPYRQMFYQFKDLQHEEAQNLIRKSYFSRNSKCNEKSGWFLPGTDQKLRDLLTVTLNEHIAMENKKEFGPEESSNSNDNLEDLVISDEDEEDDDEEEDDDDEDVDVDVDEEGDNPTLTDLNFMHHSTSDDEDSS